A window of the Lolium perenne isolate Kyuss_39 chromosome 7, Kyuss_2.0, whole genome shotgun sequence genome harbors these coding sequences:
- the LOC127313782 gene encoding HMG1/2-like protein, whose product MKAKVASRAGGDRLAVKKGKAEKDPNKPKRPPSAFFVFMEGFRKEYKEKNPNNKQVSVVGKAGGEKWKSLTDAVS is encoded by the exons ATGAAGGCGAAGGTGGCCTCCCGCGCCGGCGGCGACAG GCTCGCAGTGAAGAAGGGCAAGGCCGAGAAGGACCCCAACAAGCCCAAGCGTCCCCCGAGCGCCTTCTTCGTCTTCAT GGAGGGCTTCAGGAAGGAGTACAAGGAGAAGAACCCCAACAACAAGCAGGTCTCCGTG GTTGGCAAGGCCGGTGGTGAGAAGTGGAAGTCCCTGACCGATGCTGTAagttaa